In Xyrauchen texanus isolate HMW12.3.18 chromosome 35, RBS_HiC_50CHRs, whole genome shotgun sequence, one DNA window encodes the following:
- the LOC127629238 gene encoding protein FAM110C-like, giving the protein MLKKTQGVDASRILVKGPEFLRRQLERESEANKGRISAVERLAATKPQYVKSQQAVGSPQEPVISFGSASVSSQGSSNRFGSVKKATSVDVVDDNLSPLEDSNVVRRTSSKKRPDSILLYRQRCELLRGSPPVGSRKLMKKALFSTQNRTKAFSEAQGDAFDSEVYDKKDHALGATRKYCDKETSRVILPISNGSTNFVLQQGETVAVTTRAPLHKRVEDTRAHERKSRSGVARSSSDISSRYSKNFADFDAFFKYCGLDGDVIESLGKENFYARSDDLSLKIRSVSVSTSDDGFSRSSGGLLEEELQVQEKVRQGQGSSVVERNARIIKWLYSCRNAAESGKTLRDLD; this is encoded by the coding sequence ATGCTGAAGAAAACGCAAGGCGTGGACGCGTCGCGCATTCTTGTGAAGGGCCCCGAATTCTTGAGGAGACAGCTGGAGCGGGAGAGCGAGGCGAATAAAGGGCGCATCAGTGCGGTGGAGAGGTTGGCGGCCACTAAACCTCAATATGTAAAAAGTCAACAGGCGGTCGGTTCCCCTCAAGAGCCCGTCATCAGCTTCGGGTCTGCCTCCGTGAGCAGTCAAGGGTCCTCTAACAGGTTCGGTTCCGTTAAGAAAGCTACTAGTGTTGATGTTGTGGATGATAACTTGTCGCCTCTAGAAGATTCCAATGTAGTTCGACGAACCAGCTCGAAAAAACGACCTGACTCGATTTTATTATATAGACAGAGGTGTGAACTACTGAGAGGGTCACCACCTGTCGGGAGTAGGAAACTGATGAAAAAGGCGTTATTCTCAACACAAAACAGGACTAAAGCGTTTTCTGAGGCGCAGGGTGACGCATTTGATTCTGAAGTGTATGATAAAAAAGACCACGCGCTTGGAGCCACGCGTAAATATTGCGATAAAGAGACTTCTCGGGTAATCTTACCAATCTCCAATGGGTCAACAAATTTCGTCCTGCAGCAAGGTGAGACAGTCGCTGTGACGACGAGGGCACCTCTTCACAAGAGAGTCGAAGACACGCGTGCGCACGAGCGCAAGAGTCGGAGTGGAGTGGCGCGCTCGAGCTCTGATATCAGTTCGCGCTACTCGAAGAACTTCGCGGACTTCGACGCGTTCTTCAAATACTGCGGCCTCGATGGTGATGTCATCGAGTCCCTGGGCAAAGAGAACTTCTACGCGCGCTCGGACGACCTCAGCCTGAAAATACGAAGCGTCAGCGTTTCGACGTCAGATGATGGATTCTCGAGGAGCAGCGGCGGCCTTCTGGAGGAAGAACTGCAAGTACAAGAGAAGGTCCGTCAAGGCCAAGGGTCGTCAGTTGTTGAACGCAACGCTCGGATTATCAAGTGGCTTTACAGCTGCAGAAATGCAGCGGAGTCAGGAAAGACTCTTCGAGACCTTGATTGA